The Solanum lycopersicum chromosome 2, SLM_r2.1 DNA window TTAGCAAAGGCACAAGCTGAAGTGAGACAAGTTTTGAAGGAGAAGAAAGGTTTTCAACAAATTGATCTTGATGAGTTAAAGTACTTGAAGTTAGTAATCAAAGAAACTTTAAGGATGCACCCTCCAATTCCTTTGTTAGTCCCTAGAGAATGTATGGAGGATACAAAGATTGATGGGTACAATATACCTTTCAAAACTCGAGTCATAGTTAATGCATGGGCAATTGGACGAGATCCTGAAAGTTGGGATGACCCTGAAAGCTTTTCACCAGAGAGATTTGAGAATAGTTCCGTTGACTTtcttggaagtcatcatcaatTTATTCCGTTTGGTGCAGGAAGAAGGATTTGTCCAGGAATGTTATTTGGTTTAGCGAATGTTGGACAACCTTTAGCTCAATTGCTTTATCACTTCGATTGGAAACTCCCTAACGGACAAAGTCATGAAAGTTTGGACTTGACAGAGTCACCTGGAATTTCTGCGACAAGAAAGGATGATCTTGTTTTGATTGCCACTCCTTATGATCCTTGACTACATTGAAACAGTTGTAATTGTCTGGGGACTGGGGTATTATATTATAGTACAAATAAAGGTTTTCCAGTTTTACATGATGTATTTAAGTGTTTGTATAAGACAAACTtctgaatgaaaaaaaaaaaatcttatcaaGAACTCATTTACTGCAGCCTATAGCATCAACTAACCTTCTTCTATTTATGGCTAAAGGAAATTTTGTTGaatgatttattttgttgttctgTTTTTACAAGGGCAACTTATTTATACTCACGGTGAATCGGTTGACTGGAATTGCAAGATGTACTTAATCCAGAAAGCACATGAATGTTTCTAAGCCATCAGGTTCAGGACAAAAGTTTTCTTGCAAACATGAGACACATTGATAGAGAATACCATTTAGTGGAAGTAGTGAACACTATTATAGCTCAATTTACAGGTAAGTTATAGTCTACAACAACCAAACTCGAAAAAGCACATACTTGCCACTAAATACACAGGTTTCCTTGAAAACTTGGGCAAGTGAAGAAAGACTACTAAGGAAACCATACAAGCAAGTATGAAGAACTTATTTAACCTTGTTATAGTTTATGGAGCAATTACAGATCCCTTCTGCACATTGGGCAAGAGCCATGTCTCAACAGCCATGTGTCGATACATGGCAAGTGAAACATGTGATGACATTGTGGCAAACATCTAACAGTTTCTCCAAGTTGAAAGTCCTGTATGCATATAATAGCGAAATGGACTCAGGATCAACAATTAATGTAGTATCTGGACAAATAGCAAACAAAAGGTGTAAAATGTTATTCACCTGAAGGCAGACGGAACAAGAGACTCTCTCTCCAGAACCATCCAAGTTGTTACCTTTTTTGATTACAATCTTGGGGATCTTTTCAACCGAATCTCCATGCAAGCCTTTAGCCACACCCGTATCAAAAATGTTAGGGACCTCGTCATATGCAAGTTCAACAGCTCCCATCTAATCAACAAGAAAGACTCAGCCAATGAAGGGAAAGTAAGTTGCTGTCAACATTTTAGATGGCCAACAATCATGTAGCATATATGCCTACCTGACTCTGGACTGCACTTAGCATTGCCGGGCCAATCCTCTCACGAACCAATCGACCACTTAACAGGCTTGTGAGTACATCAATCTGCTTAGtttaaaagtttcatcaatCAAGGGTATATACCTTAGAGCCACAAAAATGATCTTAAGATTGTAATAATGCTTTCTCGTCTCTCTGATTCTTCAGTTGATGTGAGGGAAATTCTACAAGACGAGTGTCATATAAATGTGGATGCTAAAATAGCAGACATAGAGGAGTAGATGAAAGGTCACTTGAAATATTTTGGGACCTAAAACCACATAAAGGGGAGTTGTCTCTAGAGATCTACAACCTCTGAATCCATATAGACTAGGGAAGAACATAACAGAATGGAAGCAAAAGTACTAGTTGGGATTAGCTTTTAGTCAGGTTGGTACACTTGCATTAGATCCATATTTGTGAAGAGTCCTCTACATTATCTAGATATTTGAATTTCAGTATATGGATAGATTTGAGATATAGAGAACTTTTGGTGTCAGCAAACACCTAAGTTTTGctataagataaaattattgaatagtAATGAGAGCGGTCATATAGCTAAGCTTAACTAGTTTGGGACTATGGTGTCGTAAGTAGTTGGTTTGCGTGAGTGGGATGTAGATTGACGCCAATATTGGACCAGGACATGATTTGCCCATCTATTATTATCCCATATACTCAAGTTATAATATTACAGAACCAACTCTCAGCATTATTAGTGAAAAAGAATCTATATTGCTTACCAAGTAAACAAGACATGTTATTCCAGATTCATCCGACTGCCATAGTAACAGAGATGACTCAAAGACTTCGAGAGAGAAAACAGCACCAGAGATGGCACCAACTGCAGCACCTCTGACAAATCCACTCTCCGTCTCCTGGCCAATCAAAGCTCCAGTCAATGCTCCTAATAAAGTGCCCACTGCAAGAAGCCAATCCATATCTGATTAGTTTCAGCTAGCAATAGGTAGAGAAAGATAACAACCATATTTTTAAATCTAAACAAGCCCCTAAACATTGAACACAATAACATATCTATCAGTCAATCAATTCACCAAAATCCTAAACAGAGTTGGTAATCAAAAGGTATAGAAACGCCAAAAGAAGTTTCTTTTTTCTGCTATTAAGAAGAAACACCCTGAATTTTCAAGTCAGAGAAACAATCTCAACAAGGAAACAGACGCCCCTGATCAAATATGTGCAAACCCGGGCATACAAAAAGCTATCTCTGGGAAAATCCCATATACACAAATTAAATGGTGGAAGAAAATACAGAATCAAAGAAATACCGGATACCCACCTAATGCAAAGAAGAAGGTGAAGATAGCAGATAAGACGCTGCCAATGATTGCAGAAACCGCAACGCTAATGAAATCTTTAGCCCTATCAACCAAATCCCTTATACAAAACGAACAAATAGAAGAGGTAAGAGGGAAAACATGAGATGGGTATGCGTAAAATTCCATTTCCATGGATTCTTTGAACGATCAACAACAAAAGACTTGGCCTTTTCTGATTTACATAAATCAACTACTTATTCTAAAGGGAACTCCATTCTATTTCTTCCAACAAGGAAGGACGAAAATAAAAAGTCTTTCTgccttcatttttttcaaaagatttcaagaaaaaagTGGAGCTAGTCTTCGTttgaaaatagagaaaaagatGTTTGCTTGTTGATGCCAAAGCTTTAAAGGAAGTCATAAAATCAATTTGAGGTTAGACATAACTTCTATTCCAATAAATTGTGATTTTGATAAGCTAACAATGCAAAAATGATAGGTTGtaattttcatactttttcCATGGTTGTTACCAATGTAAAGTATTCACTCTCTAATTATTTCTTtcacttttcatatatatatatatatatatatatatatatatatatatattaagaaaataataattaattgagacaaataattaaaactaaaattttcttttttaatttgtcaaaataaaattttttgagacaactaaaaaagaaaaattgacagAGAGATAAAAGGGAGGTATTATTTAAGGAGTAATGGTAAAAAAAATGCCAAACAAAAATATCTTCCATTATAATTTGGCTTCAAAATGTCATTATCGTCGTTACTTTGGTTTAAAAATGCCTTATAGTCACAAAATGGATAAAAAATATCCTTTTCcgaataaatataatttttttttctttttaaacacatcttcttcctaattaaaatattgttaaagaatatcattcttgttttttttcttcaaaaatcactttaacaaataaaaatataggaaacattttttcttcttaatctcattttatcaattaaaatagaataacttCATGTTCCCTTTCGAGAgataatatatatcatataaataaaatcatagtATATCgatcattaatttataattatataatgataaaataatgatagtaaaataagaaatatttttattttttatttttttcctgaAATGTgttaaagagaaaataataatatatttatttagaatATGAGCATTTTGACCCATTAAATAACAATAAGGACATTTTTGGACCAAGGTATTGACCGCTAGAATATTTTTGGATCAAACTACAAACGGAggacatttttatttcttccacATAGCTTAAGGGCATTTGAACCAAAGTATTGAAGGTACGGACAATTTTAGGCAAACTATAAACGGGGacatttttattcctttcaCATAGTCTAAGGACATTTAGTTTATATCacgttattttaatttttgttatattatcatttgaattCATTGTTAGGTAaccataaaaattttcattcgtTATAATAaccaattttcttttcttttacctAAACAATTTCATTGCTTCACTCTGCTCGCCTACAAAAATGTATTTCGTTCACCTACAAAACCACCTTTCTAGTCGAGCACACGAGAAGACCATGTAGAAGTCCTCCATCTTTATGTTACCGACCTGATCATCCATATCAGAAGAAATTGGTTCATCCAGACAGGCCGTAATAAGTCGCTAGTCGAAGGTTTAGACCAATCGCAATTCATCACCATCTTGCCCACCTCCAATTGTGTCGCTCACAGCATGACTGGTCTTCCAGCGGTAGTGAAAATTCTCTCATTCTCTAGTCAAAGACTTAGTTAGATGCGGGATATAATCCATGAAGAGTGATACTAACGTTATATCATATCATCACCATCCCTCTTTTCGTACCGCTAAGAATGCTTAGTGCCACTTCATCAACTGATCACGtccttattttaatatttttttcctcatTGTGTGGTTACTtatgttttaagaaaaaactacataaaatatatcaaattgtaaaattatttatccAAACTGAAGTCAActcaaactttttattttaatggaCCCATGGCCCGAATTGTTTACCCGTTTAtctcattttcttctttcttgtttCGGGCATGACGTTAGCATCACTACTATGAATTAATCATCTGTGATAGCCCGTAGGTATATAGATACAATATCAGTATCATATAGGACTATACAAGACTGAGCTCAATCATCTGTGATACTTTGTTGGTATATTGATACCCTATCAGCATCATATTGGATtggactctttttttttaagaaataaacaagtattaattaaagaaatttattaaagtatcttatttattaatagaatttttttaatatacttttttcattttgcaattattttttttttaaaaaaatgtatctaAATTATGACAccttttaaaactatttttaaattataatattgaaGAATTGAAACATACCTCAATGATATCACAATAATAGATAGATATATAGTATTATGGATGATTGAGTAATCTCATCAAAAGGTTGAAACAAATCTCAACGAAATATCGTTCAATTACTCATTTATATAcgtatatactcataattaaaatattaattatgaaactttccaaattgtaaattaaacataatattactttcataattcatacacaataaaataaaattattaactataatattatttataaaaaacttaCTGCTACCAAATATGAAGTCCCTATTGAGTTGGTGAAGGGCAGATAGTTTATGGGGAATTTATAGTTGGAGAGATATTTTGTGAAGGAGGTAGATAGGTGATAGTAAAGTTaggtattttatttaattattaatgatcCAAAGTCCATCAAATATTCTGTCCATCAAAACAAGGCATTGTTTCTTTTTGGTCATGTAACGAACACAAAGCACCACGTGCCCCTTTTCATTTATtgactatataatataatactccataattattattttattttatcagaagaagaaagagaaatcCTCGTACTGCCAATATTCTCCATCTGTCTACTTCAACTTTTCTTATTGCCTTCAAAATCTCACTTTAATATTCATGTTATATACACGTATTATATATCAAGGCGGATCTAGGAATTAGGGTTATTGTATGTCAAGCAGAGGTggatttatatgatttaatagGGGTGTACGTGTATtggttaatttaaaaaaaatttatgtgtatatatgtatatctattgTGAAAAACTGACATAAAGTAAGATATAATCAACTGTACCCATAGGAAGCGTATGAGTGCCCTTGTTTAGTTGGTACAAGTCAGAGGAACCACTCGCGAGAATACAGTTCAgtcttatttcattatttttattttaagtttagctTATAAATCATAGTCGTACCATTAGTAACCAATCAAATACTACATTATTCGTTAATTGTAGTGAAAATTTTGTTAACTACCTAAATGAAGATAGTATTGGTGCATCAAAATCTCCAAATTTCAGATTGTCTCTAATGCTCAGTAGACTAATCGATTAAACCAATTTTAGATTCAGATAGAATTATTCGTCTTGTGGCTGGACGGAGAGCAGGATTGAGCGACAGACGGAAGCCTGaagctttattttctttttaaaaacgatattgtatgtatatatggatTTCAAAACACCCagataattatgtttttaataattaatcgacctttaatattattgatttatcatACAACATatgattaatatgatgtaaatTAGTGTTCATGAGtgatttgtatatcaatatttttttttgaatgtaagtgtttataagtattcaaaattgataaaattatagtacattttaaaatgtattcttcgtaacataaaaataagggatagtgcccaagtaccccctcaacctatgcccgaaatctcagagacacatttatactatactaaggtcctattaccccactgaacttattttattaataattttttacccctttttagcctacgtggcactatcttgtgggcccaacgatgattgactttttttttcaaactagtgtcacaTAAGctaaaaaggagtagaaaattacttataaaataagttcaggggggtaataggaccttagtatagtataagtgtgtctctgagatttcgggcataggttgagggggtagttgtgcattttccctaaaaataaaaagtataattataataaaggattttaagtatgaaaatttattcttaataaactaataaaaatttttaaaaatatatgatcattattttagttaaatggattcaatgaattaaattagtctattattaaaaaaaataatgacatgtcatgccaacTAGGAAAGAGTGATGATTTTGAAATGTCAAGTATATTTGGAGGAAATAGTGATAGTTGAGTGATATTTTCGtcttaaaaaaagataaatgatattttaagacAATTCTCTTAACTTGGGGGACCATTCAGGGAATTGACTTAAGTAAGATATAGATAAGTGAATTAATAATCTAgtcaaattgaatttaatttgcTATTGTTGCTAAAATGtaattaagatgaattaataCAACCATTTTAGGAGCTTCTCAATTTTAAAGAAACAAAATGATTAACTTAactataaaataattgatttaaataCATGCTAATTACTTCAAATTTAAAACTGTAATTCAAGCCTAAactaaattaacaaaaatatttattttcataatgtaGAAATCTTATAATATGATTTCCAAATATTTATGGAATATACTAATCAcgtacatatataattatacgaaatatatttattatttaaaatacgATAAAATCCACAAAAATAGTTGAAACAacctttaa harbors:
- the LOC101253750 gene encoding NEP1-interacting protein-like 1; translation: MEMEFYAYPSHVFPLTSSICSFCIRDLVDRAKDFISVAVSAIIGSVLSAIFTFFFALVGTLLGALTGALIGQETESGFVRGAAVGAISGAVFSLEVFESSLLLWQSDESGITCLVYLIDVLTSLLSGRLVRERIGPAMLSAVQSQMGAVELAYDEVPNIFDTGVAKGLHGDSVEKIPKIVIKKGNNLDGSGERVSCSVCLQDFQLGETVRCLPQCHHMFHLPCIDTWLLRHGSCPMCRRDL